A single genomic interval of Megalobrama amblycephala isolate DHTTF-2021 linkage group LG17, ASM1881202v1, whole genome shotgun sequence harbors:
- the pde4bb gene encoding cAMP-specific 3',5'-cyclic phosphodiesterase 4B isoform X6 — MPEVNYLLSVSWGYIKFKRMLNRELTHLSEMSRSGNQVSEFISNTFLDKQNELEIPSPTSKSRERKRRQQQQQLMTQISGVRKVTHGPGLSSTCSTARFGVKTDLEDLLSKDLENINKWGLNIFNVADHSHHRPLTCIMYAILQERDLMKTFKIPVDTFVTYMMTLEDHYHADVAYHNSLHAADVAQSTHILLSTPALEAVFTDLEILAAIFAAAIHDVDHPGVSNQFLINTNSELALMYNDESVLENHHLAVGFKLLQGENCDIFQNLSKKQRQTLRKMVIDLVLATDMSKHMSLLADLKTMVETKKVTSSGVLLLDNYTDRIQVLRNMVHCADLSNPTKPLDLYRQWTDRIMEEFFHQGDRERERGMEISPMCDKHTASVEKSQVGFIDYIVHPLWETWADLVHPDAQDILDTLEENRNWYHSMIPQSPSPPFFETGTDSGDKFQFELEVEEGPKQDTENILETDDVEIETCSPSSAET, encoded by the exons ATGCCTGAAGTCAACTACCTGCTCTCAGTGTCCTGGGGTTACATTAAG ttcAAGAGGATGTTGAATCGGGAACTGACACATCTGTCTGAGATGAGTCGCTCTGGAAACCAGGTGTCTGAGTTCATCTCCAACACTTTCTTAG ATAAACAGAATGAACTGGAGATCCCATCGCCCACTTCGAAATCGcgggagaggaagaggaggcagcagcagcagcagcttaTGACTCAGATCAGTGGGGTGAGGAAGGTCACGCATGGCCCGGGTCTGTCCAGCACCTGCAGTACGGCCCGTTTTGGCGTAAAAACAGATTTGGAGGACTTGCTCTCTAAG GACCTGGAGAACATCAACAAGTGGGGTCTGAACATCTTCAATGTTGCAGATCACTCTCACCACCGGCCTCTGACCTGCATCATGTATGCCATCCTTCAG gaGAGAGATTTAATGAAGACATTTAAGATCCCAGTGGACACCTTTGTGACATACATGATGACTCTTGAAGACCACTACCACGCAGACGTGGCCTATCACAACAGTCTACATGCGGCTGATGTGGCCCAGTCCACACACATCCTGTTGTCCACACCTGCACTGGAA GCAGTCTTTACAGACCTGGAGATCCTGGCCGCTATCTTTGCAGCAGCCATCCATGACGTGGACCACCCAGGGGTCTCAAACCAGTTCCTAATTAATACCA ACTCCGAGCTGGCGCTCATGTACAATGATGAGTCTGTTCTCGAGAACCATCACCTAGCGGTTGGTTTCAAGCTCTTGCAAGGGGAAAACTGTGATATCTTCCAAAACCTCTCCAAGAAACAGCGACAGACTCTCAGGAAAATGGTCATTGACTTG GTACTAGCGACAGACATGTCCAAGCACATGAGCTTACTGGCTGACTTGAAGACAATGGTCGAGACCAAGAAGGTGACTAGTTCAGGAGTGTTGTTGCTTGACAACTATACTGACAGGATACAG GTCTTACGAAATATGGTTCACTGTGCCGATCTGAGCAATCCCACCAAGCCATTAGATCTGTACCGGCAATGGACGGACCGCATTATGGAAGAGTTTTTCCACCAGGGTGaccgagagagagagcgaggcATGGAGATCAGCCCGATGTGTGACAAACACACTGCTTCAGTGGAGAAATCTCAG GTTGGTTTCATTGACTACATTGTGCACCCACTATGGGAGACATGGGCAGACCTGGTGCATCCAGATGCACAGGATATCTTGGACACTTTAGAAGAGAACAGGAACTGGTACCACAGCATGATACCACAGAGTCCCTCCCCTCCCTTCTTTGAAACAGGAACTGACAGTGGAGATAAGTTTCAGTTCGAGTTGGAAGTTGAGGAAGGACCCAAGCAGGATACAGAGAATATCTTAGAGACAGACGATGTAGAGATTGAGACATGTTCTCCTTCATCTGCCGAGACGTAG
- the pde4bb gene encoding cAMP-specific 3',5'-cyclic phosphodiesterase 4B isoform X5 has translation MEELDWCLDQLETIQTYRSVSDMASNKFKRMLNRELTHLSEMSRSGNQVSEFISNTFLDKQNELEIPSPTSKSRERKRRQQQQQLMTQISGVRKVTHGPGLSSTCSTARFGVKTDLEDLLSKDLENINKWGLNIFNVADHSHHRPLTCIMYAILQERDLMKTFKIPVDTFVTYMMTLEDHYHADVAYHNSLHAADVAQSTHILLSTPALEAVFTDLEILAAIFAAAIHDVDHPGVSNQFLINTNSELALMYNDESVLENHHLAVGFKLLQGENCDIFQNLSKKQRQTLRKMVIDLVLATDMSKHMSLLADLKTMVETKKVTSSGVLLLDNYTDRIQVLRNMVHCADLSNPTKPLDLYRQWTDRIMEEFFHQGDRERERGMEISPMCDKHTASVEKSQVGFIDYIVHPLWETWADLVHPDAQDILDTLEENRNWYHSMIPQSPSPPFFETGTDSGDKFQFELEVEEGPKQDTENILETDDVEIETCSPSSAET, from the exons ttcAAGAGGATGTTGAATCGGGAACTGACACATCTGTCTGAGATGAGTCGCTCTGGAAACCAGGTGTCTGAGTTCATCTCCAACACTTTCTTAG ATAAACAGAATGAACTGGAGATCCCATCGCCCACTTCGAAATCGcgggagaggaagaggaggcagcagcagcagcagcttaTGACTCAGATCAGTGGGGTGAGGAAGGTCACGCATGGCCCGGGTCTGTCCAGCACCTGCAGTACGGCCCGTTTTGGCGTAAAAACAGATTTGGAGGACTTGCTCTCTAAG GACCTGGAGAACATCAACAAGTGGGGTCTGAACATCTTCAATGTTGCAGATCACTCTCACCACCGGCCTCTGACCTGCATCATGTATGCCATCCTTCAG gaGAGAGATTTAATGAAGACATTTAAGATCCCAGTGGACACCTTTGTGACATACATGATGACTCTTGAAGACCACTACCACGCAGACGTGGCCTATCACAACAGTCTACATGCGGCTGATGTGGCCCAGTCCACACACATCCTGTTGTCCACACCTGCACTGGAA GCAGTCTTTACAGACCTGGAGATCCTGGCCGCTATCTTTGCAGCAGCCATCCATGACGTGGACCACCCAGGGGTCTCAAACCAGTTCCTAATTAATACCA ACTCCGAGCTGGCGCTCATGTACAATGATGAGTCTGTTCTCGAGAACCATCACCTAGCGGTTGGTTTCAAGCTCTTGCAAGGGGAAAACTGTGATATCTTCCAAAACCTCTCCAAGAAACAGCGACAGACTCTCAGGAAAATGGTCATTGACTTG GTACTAGCGACAGACATGTCCAAGCACATGAGCTTACTGGCTGACTTGAAGACAATGGTCGAGACCAAGAAGGTGACTAGTTCAGGAGTGTTGTTGCTTGACAACTATACTGACAGGATACAG GTCTTACGAAATATGGTTCACTGTGCCGATCTGAGCAATCCCACCAAGCCATTAGATCTGTACCGGCAATGGACGGACCGCATTATGGAAGAGTTTTTCCACCAGGGTGaccgagagagagagcgaggcATGGAGATCAGCCCGATGTGTGACAAACACACTGCTTCAGTGGAGAAATCTCAG GTTGGTTTCATTGACTACATTGTGCACCCACTATGGGAGACATGGGCAGACCTGGTGCATCCAGATGCACAGGATATCTTGGACACTTTAGAAGAGAACAGGAACTGGTACCACAGCATGATACCACAGAGTCCCTCCCCTCCCTTCTTTGAAACAGGAACTGACAGTGGAGATAAGTTTCAGTTCGAGTTGGAAGTTGAGGAAGGACCCAAGCAGGATACAGAGAATATCTTAGAGACAGACGATGTAGAGATTGAGACATGTTCTCCTTCATCTGCCGAGACGTAG